The window CGGCTCTCAAATCTTCCCTGTGTTTAAACTACTTTATTAGGACTGTCAACAATGTAGCAATCATGGAAACCACTCTTATTAGAGCACcaactttttttgtgtttttgtggTTTGGTTTGGAAAAATATCTTAAATATCTATCAATACAAGAAGGTAAAATATTATGGAGAAGGTTGTCCTCCACTCATAGAGGACGGTTTAGCctatcatcctagggttcacaaactccGATCTTTTAGGGGTTTAGTAtgtttccaaaataccctctcgatgCCTTCTCCTGCCCATCCCATGCCTGCAGTGAATAGATTCTCATTCACCCTGgctggagggaaactcgatctaAATATTATTGTCACAAGGGTTTGTTAGCTTGCCAAACCTCACAAGATGCCTATTTTTGTCACGTGGGCAAATGATGCACCTATTCTAACCGTTGGATAGAGTGAACATGGTCTAAATCATTAGGCatgtttcaaactttcaaagtctaattcaatTAAATCCCCCTTGTGTATTGGCATGCGTCTTGTGTGTATATATGTGTATCAATATTCTAGCCATTACTATGCAATATCCCAACTCTAAGCATGAACAAAtgatttagattaaaaaaaccaTGAAAATGGATTGCTCAGATCTGTCTTGTGACTTTAGGAAACATCGCATTAGGTTGTGACACAAATAAATACCCATTGATCACTCAATTTTGTATTGATTAGAATCATAATgtacaatttggatcctcatCGCGAGCTGTCCCAACagaccgtgctgcctagacacgacAAGGCATGTAGTGACCTCCTTAACCTCGCCTCGAACGCCTTACTCGAgtggggtaaggcagtcattgcgcaGCCTCAACGTGTCCGGGCAAAGCACGCCCTGCCAGTGACTTGGCAagagaggatctggatcccatAATGTATAGACCATGActatctaaatgacacctctttATAGGTATATATAGAACTTGACACCTATTTTTTAATCACCATTTGTCTTATTTCTAAAAATATTTATTAAGTCAAgagtaaaaaatatttttttaaaaataaaaagacttaTTATTATGTGATTATCAAAAGTCATCATTGACTTACACATTTTCCCAATatatatgtgaaatgataggaaTTACTCtctttgaaaaaatatatatatatatatatatatcttatacttaaaaacacaaaaataaaattacaaattatatGACACCTTAAGAGATGCACAATAATGGTATTGTtaaaagcattaaaataggGGGAGATTTTGGCTCTTGATTGTTCTAGACCATCTCTGGTTGGTGAAGCAGAatacttatttttttaatattattgtaTATAAATATTAAGAAGTATATTTCATTGAGAAGAAAATAATTAGTtaagagttgttagaatattaTGCTAGATaatctttttccccttcttacccaaaaaaaaaaaaattatttttcccCTTGACACTTTTGTTCTTCTAGGTGGTACTAGCCATCAACCTTATTGGTCAactttataatatatatacacactCTTTTGATTGGCCACCTATTAAGTTTAGGGGTCATTTCAATCATATAGCTCACCATGTACTTTACAAAATCACATATATCAAATTGATCTCTCAACTAATtcttaaagttttttttattataatcatCCATGTGTGTTGAAACTTGCCAAAACggagtggaatttttttttggggggtttgcAAGAACAAGTTCGGGTCAATACTTAAGcctaatttatccaaaaaaaacaaaacaaaaacttaaGCCTAAATATCAATTGGGTGCTAGATTTAGTAAATTGATCTGGCCTATAGACTGAATGAATAATAGAAATACTTAGAATTGAGCAAGTTAGTATAATGATGACCAAGTGTTTATGCATCCCCTAGTAGACAAAGAGGCTAATCCCCATTACGTATTGGTTTTTATTTGGTAGTATAGATATGCTTCTCCTTGTTCCCCGAACAAAACTGTTCCATTATTACCAGCATAATGGATAAATATTTACCCTTGGTATGATATAATTTAGTAAGAGATTATCTAAATGACAACTCTATAGATGTATTTAAAACTTGGCCCTGAGTCTTTATGGTTTAAGTTCATGAtacttctatttaaaaaaaagtgcATGATACCGGACTGGGGATGGACCACCTTGGAAATCGATAAGGATCGGCATAGAGCTAATTATCATATTGGATAGTTTTGCCTTTGGTTTTCcttaaaaattgggtttttttgtgTGACAAATTTACCCCTGGTCTGTATCGTTCCACTAAAATGGATCGCCTGATACGGCTGATCCATGTCTGATACCTCAAactatgcttcttcttcttttttttcttttttttaaagttctttaagtctgtaaattgggttttcaaaaacgatttgaaaatgacttattattattatgtcattatcatgTCATTGTCTTACACATTTTTCGAATATACATGTGAAAATATAATGACTTACTcgtctttaaaaaaattaaaggggaGAAGGATACACCGGTCACATACAATATGCCAACCAAGTTTGATCTATTCCATCATTCCTTTGTGAGATGGAATCACTTACATCTTTGGGCTAAAAcagtaaaagaaaatgaatctaCTAACAAAGGTGGTGGTCTTGAGCAATGTTTTAATTCATGGTATCGGCAATAATATCAATCACCGCCGATATTAATATCGACATAGATTAGCTGTATTGATCTAAAATTGGGTcaattctaataataaaaaaacctttttttttttttttactgtatCAGCCAATATGTATTGGTATCAATCACTGCCGCTACCGATACGGCTGGTACGATAGCAATACCTAAATCCATGGTCTTGATTCAATCTACAATCCCCTCTAACCTCTATAATGTCTTGGATATGGGCTTTGGTGCATGAATTGTGTTCAGCCTTTCAAGTGGATACATAGGCTGCTTAGGGGTAGGTTTGTCCTGGCCATGACTTAATACCAATAGTTATCTAACCCCTTGGGGAAGCCCAACCTGATTCACCAATGGGCCAGCATCTAAGTAATGGAGGCCCAACTCAAATGTAAGGCAACTCGACCAATGGAGCACCGATGCTCAAACTGATTTGTTGAGACCGATCATGACTCATGGTTCATagatttttaattatgaaattgagCATTCCTGGTGCAAGACAGTGGTTTGACAGTTGTCCGATTAAGATTGACCTCTCAATTGGGCATTCTGGGTTTGAGAGGTCAATATTGTAGAGGTCATTCTAGAGAAGGGTTTGAATCTCTAGAATGACCTCTCAAACCCAGAGAACTAATAAAAGCTTTCTCTGTATATATATTGCAAGGTCAAAACCTAaccccttatatatatatatatatattgaactCTCACTCTCAGTCTCACTTCCTATCCATTACCATAAGGTGATAATCTTAATCCAATTCTGAAGCCTGGTATTGCAATCTTGTTAAACTTTGTATGCTGGTGTGGCAAGATAGACAACATCAGCCAACATGGTTCTCTCGCATACATCAAGTCCTTTACCCTAGCTTGGCACAGTCTGCAATAAGGGTGTCAAGGTTCCGATTATCCGATTCAGTATGATGTAGTTTACATTTTGACAATGtgtaaatcaaaatcaaactgaataagaatcagtcaaaatcagaatcgttttACATTCGACTgaattttaatggtttttattCGATTTTTATTATCAGGTTTACAATCAGTTCAAACCCAATCTAAGAAGGTGTTTTAGTACCTAGAAGATGGCATTCAATATTTATAATCTTTTCTTATCTGGAAAAAGAAGATGTAGGGAATCCATATAGAGTCTATGGCCACTCGATCCAACCATTAATGGTGCTTAAtgtgtattttgtttttttggcaaATAATGCTTAATGTGTATGAGAGTTTGCAATGAAATACCTAATTCTTATTGAGTTATTTGTCTCCTTGTGAAATCCACTAACATACCTCACCCATCATTGCATAAATTGTGAAGTGGTGAGCAACTTGTAGTTAGTACTGCTGgaccaaaaatatatatgttcATTTGGTGTAAATGGTTGTTATTCGGTTTTCAAATTCTTAATCAAATCGCACCAAATAGAAAAtctatgaaatcaaaaccagATCATTTTATTAATGTCTGATTCGATCCAATCCAATTGTAAACTatgtgatttcaatatttggtttcattttgacacccttaatcgcAAATCCCAACTCGAGATAGTGATTAGGTGGTCGagaggtaagggtgtcaaaatggaactgAAACCGAATAGAATCCGATACCTCTCACTCGAATACTAACCAATACATCAATTgggttaattaataaaaaaatgattaagaacataaaataagtaaaaatgATGGACGATGATAAAATGGATTAGCAAAATCCTACCTATTAATGgaagaaatagtttgtttatcatATGAGAGTGGAGAGGAAAACAAAAATGGGACacaatgaaaaagaaaggaaaaaaatgggTGAAAatgagattatatatatatattttaattagaTCACATAGGTGTGGGAAATAGGATGAATGGGGGAGAGCGGAAGAGAATGGGTAAAAATGAAAACATATATGATTTAAAAAGTTGAGGTTGTCTTTATTACCGTTCTTAGAACCGGCACTACAAACCGTATGTAAACCAGTTGTGAATCGAATAACGAAAACATAATAGAAATCAATAAAATCGAACCGTATGCAACATGATTATGATTTTGGTTGATTTATAtctggttcaattttgattatGCTTATCAAAATATAAATCGTACCGCAACCAAACCGAATAGCCGGAACCACACCAATTGATACTCTTAAATAATAAGAGGTACTTTGGGGGAAGACAGATGGAattgttatcctctcctgttatagtacggtgctgtaacgcatcgtgcggcactgtaaaggccatgtggcacagtgggtcccacatggtaCATATGGCCTTTGTAACtgccgcacgatgcgttacagcaccgtACTGTAACAGAAGAagattctacaaaaaaaaaaaaaacagaagaagataaaaattcaagaGGGATGTGTGGCATTTCAGGAAATAATTTCCTTTCAGTCATGTATTGTCACAAACGCTCTTAAGAGTTAGATACTCTTTTCCCACTTTTGATTTGGGTGGGTAAACGTACCCAATCCCTGCGGGTGATCGGTGATCGGTGATCCTATCACTATTCAATTCGTGAGAGATCGCCCTAGCTTTCTTCTCTCCTAATAataagagagatagagagactaTGAGAAGAAAACAAGCCTTGCTGACTCTCTTCCAGAGACTAGACGAACGAAGGAGAGGGAGACACGGTAGGAGACAGCCATGGCGTCTGCGATACTCAGGCGATCGAACTGCAGTTCGATGCAGTGGATGACAACTGGGGTCCGAGCTGTTGTTTCGAGGGCATTCGCGTCGGTTTCAGTCGGAGCTGACGTAGTCGATTCAGCTCCTGGTGTCTCTCTTCAAAAGGCTCGGACCTGGGACGAAGGGGTCTCCTCTAATTTCTCCACCACACCTCTTAAAGATATCTTCAAggttctctctccctttccctGTTCTTGTCTATTGAGCTAGTTTGTGTCTCAATTTAATCGACTCAGAACAAACTCAGTCGATTCATTAATTTGTTTTTCAGGGCAAGAAAGTCGTCATCTTTGGGCTCCCTGTAAGTTCATTGACTTTGCTCCTTTTAGTTTTTGCCCTCGTTTTTTCTCGtcttatttagtttttttttcctggtagaATTTGATCGCCTTTCGTTGCTGTAACTGGAAAtagtttttgtttcttatttttgttcCATTTGCCCTATTGTTCATGTTGATGGGTAGCTGATGCTTTTTCAAGAAATTTGGCAGATGATACAGTTTCTTTCACCCCCGAAGTTCCTAGTATTGAAATTtaagaattttcattttttttttgttgcttgcTCTGCCAAATGAGTTGCGTAATGTTAATTTGACCTTGATGAAACTTGACATAATTACATAAATTGAGCGTTTAAAGATTTATtttacctggcattcctttgtGCATTTGTGATGTCCTATATTATTTGTTGGCCTATGCAAACTCCTTTTGGCCAgcattctgtatttttttgtgaGATCTTGTCTGCTTTGTCATCAGAAACAAACAATTGATGCTCTACCCATCTCATTATTTTCCTctgttgccttttttttttttggggcgggTGTGGGGTGGTGTTGGGGGTTGTCATTTTCCAGGGCGCATTCACTGGGGTTTGTACTAAGGCTCATGTGCCTAGTTACAAAAACAACATCGATAAGTTCAAGGCCAAAGGGATTGATTCTGTAATTTGTGTTTCCGTCAATGACCCATATGTTATGAAGGGATGGGCAGAGAAGCTTGAAGCAAATGATgtaagttctctctctctctcacacacacacaaaagtaCCTTCTTTATCCTTGAATTTTTAACTGGCTATGATCATGTTTCTGAATTCACTAAGATCTGCATCTCTCTTTCAATTCACATCTTTTGAATGGCACAAAGGTGCTTGAGTTGTGGAAACAagttcccttttcttttccctcttttgcTCTTCATatctaattttcttttcatcatcATTTGCATTGTTCTTACAACTCATTGCTTTTGAATGGCATATAAGTGTTTTAATAGTGGAAACaagaaccctttttttttttttttttaatcttttctctgcTCTGGTATGAGATGCAGTTGCCTCTTCCTTTGGATTTGATGTATGAGGAAGTTTAAGTTCAGCTATTCTCTGCCCATTTTAACTCTAGAGTAGGCATTTAGTTGGGTAACATTAATGTAAGACTAGGGCACTAGTcccaaaaacccacaaaaaactTGAACTTGGAACaaactcagaattagaaagttagggTTTCTAAGTCAAACCAGCCAAGTGATGGCCAACcaatttggatcgagtgtagatGTAGTTAAGAGGATGCTCGACTCCaaatttggttcagttctgatggCCTGATGTGGAGAAAATAGTGAgacaccaaattagaaggttaaaaaaaaaccttccaAAACAGTGCTGTTCTAGGACGCCAACAGTAGCAGAGTGTTGGACCTGGTGATTGAAGCTTGGCCTGCAAGTTTGGGCCAATTTTGATGGATAAAGTGGAGATGGGAGAAgggagaatgaaaatagaaagttagtGGAATTTGGAGGTTTCAGCCTTTGGAATGGGGTGGAAGTGAAGCTCGAGTAGAGGGAATGGCAGGGGGAAACTGTGTTTCAAAACCCAGCAGGGTTGTTGAAGAATTGGGAAAGTTATGGAATTAGAAAGTTGCAGCCAAAGGAGTTGCAGAGGTGCAGCAACAGTTCCAATCGATGGTACACTTAATAGCAGCAATCACAATGAGAAAGAGGTGTCTTCAACTTTGACTGATGAATTGATGATCtccagcaacagcagcaacagcacCCGAATGGCTTTCTGGGCAGAGGAATGACCACAGAAACCTTGgcttgatggagaagaaagagaatggaGAAGGTGATAGTGGAGGGGTTGCGATAGATTGATTTGGCTCTCCTAGCCAGGCTCCTGCAGCCCTTCAAGTCACACACAACTTGAGAAACAATCATAATTGCAGCAAGCAAACTTTCATTCAACTATGTAAAATCGTGGGGAGTGGCCTAACAGCCTTGCAATAAATAGAGGGCAGAACTTGCACctcaagtaaaaataaaaaatagaaactacttggaaatagaaactaataaaatttAGTGACTAGGAATGACATGAATTAAAAACTACTAAATACTAATTGATTCTAAAGCCTTCAAATTTCCTCAACtgaatcatgtggaccccactttaGATGGCTTAATAGGTGCAGCCAAACTCCATAGCTTGTGGTCCCCACCCTTTAAGTTGTCTCCATTGGTTCAGTTAAAAAGACTTTAAGACATTGACAAAACTGCCCCCACGATTCTTCCCCCCACGATTCTTCTagtaatattctcaccaagcaAATCagggggctgtgacactgttaacgtgaacagtgttttggcctcttcttcttaatgttttgatctacatcaaacATAGTGATTTTTGAAGCTTTTGCAAGATCCATGTTATCAACTGTCATACTTAATGCACCTCTTACTTGTCTGAACGATTTATCCTAATTCCTGCGTCTTTATCCTAATTCCCTTGTCATGGATTTTCCCAATGTTTATGCTGTCACAGTATCATTCTATGTGGTCTGCCATCAATGGGAAATTTTCTGGTGACTTAACTCTTGCTGTTTCTCCTAATTCTGTAGTTCTACACTTGTACACTTGCTGTGTAATTTTTTCATTACAAAATGAAGTCATGATTATGGTAAGGAGTGCAAAGAAAACCTGCTAGACCTCACCAACTTATTCCGCTACATGAAtcttttttctccaatcagctccattcaaagccatacttatGACTAGTCTTAAACTACGCATgtttttcctcaccacttctcctagattcgttttaggcctacccctggcTCTGTTAGTTCCgtcaatttgaatcaaaatacCCTCCATACTAGAGCATTCAAAGGTctccgttgcacatgtccatgctacctcaaacaactttctcgctacttatcatgtatcagagctactcctaaaatttctctaatttgttcattctttattttatcttttctagttttaccactcgtCCACCTCAACTTCCTAGACTCAACCAACGTAACAAACAGACATTTGAAGGTACCGGATAACCTAGCTGCTAAGGATGTTTTAGTTGACACTACTTGTGATCAAATCACAACTTCCCCCTtttgtgttgggggggggggtgttagtCGTAAGCACCAAAAATCGAGCAGGCATTTCAAAACTCTCCCTTTTTTCTACATGAAAACATAAGTTTGAGTAAGAAATCTGATTATAGTGATGGTTTTGCACCATATAATAACCTACTTACTCTATACAAAAATATTATCAAGAGATGAGGGGGATGTAGCATGTGTATTTGGGTGAAAGGTGAAGGGGAGAATAAAGTCTTGTGAGAAAAGAATATATTTTTAAGCGGCTTTTGTATTGCGATGAACTTGTGTTTTTTATTCTCAAACTTTGATCCTACCATCTTGCTTATGACTCCTCAATTGTCCGCCTAGAACCTTCTTTTTTCTCAACCAATTCAGTAAACTGTTTGAGAACCTGTTTGTGCTCTCACAAGCCCAGGAGAGAACACCCTAGGCGAGTTACCATTATGTGGAATCTGGGCCAAAATACCCTATTGGGTTCACTCTGGGCCCACCTGGATACTACACAACCCAAATTACTAGTGGATGGCAGTTTTGTAGTTtattgaaaaataaactaaCCAAAGAATGGAAGGCACAATTGGTGGCTGTCATTAGAGTTATGTAGAAGGGGGTAATTctggaaaataataataataatgggaaACAATATAACTAAAGCACTAGAGGGTAATTAGTTAAATCTGGTTCAATGATAGGATTAAATAGGACTCATCTTAGTGGACAGGGCATACTTGTAATTATATTGAACAATACCTTCTTCTCCACGAAAGAAGAGAATAGCCAAGGCGGAAAACCAAAAACCTGGTAATTGATCCCACCACCTAACTGAGGCTCCCAATCTCAAGAAAATTTGTAAACAGATTTGTATCATCCAGTTGCATTGAATCCAAGCCTCAATGACGTCAAACAGCAAGCATTAGTCAAGTATCAAAGCTCTGAAATTTCTCCGGGCGGTAGGAGAGAACTCAGTTTTGATTGCTGTAGAACATCTCACAGCAGGAGATGATTTGGGGAACAAGAACTGGGGGCTAAAGTTGCCTATGACAGGGAAGCTTATACCCAGAATTTTAGAACAAATCGATGGGCATCAGGTAGATCGAAACCCAAGTATAGGCTATAAGTATCATCCAACAGGGAAGAGCTTGGAAACGAagatagaaggaagaagaagaacagaagaataTTAAATGGTTAGGGAAGAAGGAAAGTTAAGAGATTACCGAAGGGAGAGAAGAACTGAATTGatgaaggggaaggggaagggaatAGGGAAATGTATGGCCAACCTTAGCAGCAACTCCAAATCAAATGATTCCATTCGACTCCAATTTCATTCTCCAAATCTAATTTGTCCATCGTATTACAGCAatataaagaaacaaaaactcCCTTGCATGATAATAAAAACCGACTCAAAATATAAACTAAACACACTAGGAAATAACTCAAATATAGAGTTAAGCAAATAAGTCCTACATAATCTACCcacacaaataaaaataaaacaaactaaaGATTGCATCCTATGTAGTCTACCAGCCCTTACCAGACCATAAAACTGGTTTGGGACCGGTTCTTAGTTTGGGTTTCCAATGTGGGTCATGTTTGTTCTGCCAGACTAGAGTAACTGCATCATACCATAAGGCTCTAATTGATTCTACAGAAATATTTTACGTCAATTCTCCTAAAAACCAAATGAATTGGTGTAGATGTAAGAAAGTGAAAGTTATTTTACTGAAATGCAatacaaaaatttggaaaacatCTTCCAATTGATAATTCTAGGTGTTGTTTTCctacaaaaaaaagaataggtTAAAGTAACTTGACCAATGATGCTATTAGGATCAATGGGGACACCTCCCTCACCATATGATTGGATTATGATCCTCACCCAACCATGTCCAAccgcaacaacaacaactcatccttatcccaactaaatggggtcggctacatggatccttgtcctccaatcagctctatttgaggtcatacttgatacaaggcctaagctatgtgtgtctttcctcaccacttctcctaaggtcattttaggttcatccctggctcttttagttccttcaattcccaaaaaaaatattataaatagaagttgattttcctttttgtttctgtttgaaAGACATGGAACCTAAAGGCTTACATAAACCAATCTTTATCTGACATTCCATTCCAATACTCACCCTGTATAAGCAATTCCCGCAAATTTTCTCTTAAATGAAAGCATCCTACCTTTAAAGATGCTAATTTTTTCTGCCGTCCTGCAGTGAGACTCTGTAAATGGTTCTTGCATTTATTTTATGTCACAAATTTTGTCAACCTGCCCTGTTTCACTCTAGATTACCCCTAGCGACCTTAATACTCTCCAGATATTTTATCTTAACCTCTGACAAAGAATTCTTTTGAGAAAGGAAGGTTGTTTAAGTTGCTTTGGACATATGAAATTTAGACCACCTAATACACCAGTGAAGTGTGATTTAATGCAAATTGGAGGTGTTGAAAGGACTAGGGAAAGGTGTGGTTATGACCTAATTTGAAGTGGTGAGAATAAGACATGAATACTTGCCAGCAgttatgaccttgaatagagtgGAGTGGTAGTGGAGAACTCACTCAGCTGGCTCCAACTAGTAGGACTAAGATGAGTTGAAATTGGATATTCTTGACCTTTCCCTTTGTTGGATTTGGACCTATTATAATCACGATCCAAACCCATAATTGAAACCCTTGAAACAACTAGCATCAGAACACATGTAAGtaccatagttgttaaggcgtcgcctaggcatccaggtgctttggtcgacttgggcgccttggtcgcccaGGCGGGCGCCCTGGATGCCTTGGTCACCTACTTGGTGTTGCCTTgctttttaccctctccaacggCTTTGGTCGCCTAaccaccgtgacaactatgcatgtAACGGATTTAATATCACCAActcaaatttattttattaaatttgcAAGAACATATGCTTGAGACATGAAATGGTAATCaatacaaatatttttttatacattgaaaggaaaa is drawn from Telopea speciosissima isolate NSW1024214 ecotype Mountain lineage chromosome 1, Tspe_v1, whole genome shotgun sequence and contains these coding sequences:
- the LOC122648229 gene encoding peroxiredoxin-2F, mitochondrial-like, producing the protein MASAILRRSNCSSMQWMTTGVRAVVSRAFASVSVGADVVDSAPGVSLQKARTWDEGVSSNFSTTPLKDIFKGKKVVIFGLPGAFTGVCTKAHVPSYKNNIDKFKAKGIDSVICVSVNDPYVMKGWAEKLEANDIEFYGDFNGSFHKSLELDKDLSAALLGPRSQRWSAYVEDGKVKVLNVETVPSEFKVSGGDVILGQI